The Chryseobacterium wanjuense genome includes a window with the following:
- a CDS encoding RrF2 family transcriptional regulator, which produces MFSKTCEYALRALIYIAQQSKNDSRVGIKDISKSINSPEHFIAKILQDLSRKGFVQSAKGPNGGFYMDEKNLGTNIADIVREIDGDKLFSGCGLGLDQCSEIHPCPLHNQFKSIRQDLRIMLETSKVQMFVDNLDLKLTYLKA; this is translated from the coding sequence ATGTTTTCCAAAACCTGCGAGTATGCTTTAAGAGCTTTAATTTATATTGCCCAGCAGTCTAAAAATGACAGCAGGGTCGGAATTAAAGACATTTCAAAGAGCATTAATTCTCCTGAGCATTTTATCGCGAAAATCCTTCAGGATCTGAGCAGAAAAGGATTTGTACAATCTGCAAAGGGACCGAATGGAGGTTTCTATATGGATGAGAAAAACCTGGGCACCAATATTGCTGATATTGTTAGGGAAATTGACGGTGATAAACTGTTTTCCGGATGCGGACTCGGGCTCGATCAATGCTCTGAAATTCATCCCTGTCCTCTCCATAACCAGTTTAAAAGTATCAGACAGGATCTTCGCATTATGCTTGAAACATCCAAAGTACAAATGTTTGTAGATAACCTGGATTTAAAATTGACCTACCTTAAGGCATAA
- a CDS encoding c-type cytochrome, with protein MKAQLINIAMILSVLAINLSCSDKSGTTPIPVPGPSTGQAPSQPVSTLEPAVAPNTSGDPGLTLIKRADCLACHKIDAKLIGPSYQDVAVKYTEKDIDQLAQKIIDGGKGNWGDIPMTPHEGLSKDDAQQMVKYILSLKK; from the coding sequence ATGAAAGCACAACTTATAAATATAGCAATGATTTTGAGCGTATTAGCAATAAACTTATCATGCTCTGACAAAAGCGGAACAACTCCTATACCAGTACCTGGACCTTCCACAGGACAGGCGCCGTCTCAACCTGTCAGTACCCTCGAACCGGCTGTTGCCCCAAACACTTCCGGTGATCCCGGCCTTACATTGATTAAAAGAGCTGATTGCCTTGCCTGTCATAAAATAGATGCCAAATTAATCGGGCCTTCTTACCAGGATGTAGCTGTAAAATACACCGAAAAAGATATTGATCAGCTGGCTCAGAAAATCATTGACGGAGGAAAAGGCAACTGGGGGGATATTCCGATGACGCCTCATGAAGGATTAAGCAAAGACGACGCTCAACAGATGGTAAAGTACATTCTTTCGCTCAAAAAGTAA
- a CDS encoding cbb3-type cytochrome c oxidase subunit II has product MDFFSDHKKLFSSALAFFLFLTLFICIFPALNNQKVYQPLQGSKPFTEEESRGKSIYIREGCVACHTQQVRNVDMDQVFGNRPSLAVDYARNKRINLFQNTATLMGTERTGPDLTNIGARQSSKDWQYSHLFNPRAVVPQSIMPSYKWLFIVKDQLDPGDKEISLPDAFKKGIKGKIVPSKDASDLVAYLLSLKQTELPKSIPAREFLYKKEEKKAEGNAGGDNLPDGEALFIANCATCHQATGEGVPGAFPPLKGDKVVLGDNLELYVTIIMKGYNGLAPQFGEMPAVGTNANFKPEDVTALINHERTSWGNNGKKVTVEEIKIIMDKIK; this is encoded by the coding sequence ATGGATTTTTTTAGTGACCATAAGAAACTTTTTTCCTCAGCATTGGCGTTTTTCCTTTTTCTGACCCTATTTATATGCATATTTCCTGCGTTGAATAACCAAAAAGTATATCAACCTTTACAAGGAAGTAAACCATTTACAGAAGAAGAAAGCCGTGGGAAATCAATTTATATCCGTGAAGGCTGCGTAGCATGTCATACCCAGCAGGTTCGTAATGTAGACATGGATCAGGTATTCGGTAACCGTCCAAGCCTGGCTGTAGATTATGCCAGAAACAAAAGGATCAATCTTTTTCAGAATACTGCTACCCTCATGGGAACAGAAAGAACAGGTCCCGACCTTACCAATATTGGAGCCCGGCAATCCAGTAAAGATTGGCAATACTCTCATCTGTTCAATCCCAGAGCTGTAGTTCCTCAATCTATAATGCCTTCTTATAAATGGCTATTTATAGTTAAAGATCAGCTTGATCCTGGAGATAAGGAAATAAGTCTTCCTGATGCATTTAAAAAAGGAATTAAAGGAAAAATTGTTCCATCAAAAGATGCCAGTGATCTTGTTGCATATCTTCTCAGTCTTAAACAGACCGAACTTCCAAAGAGTATTCCTGCAAGAGAATTTCTATACAAAAAAGAAGAGAAAAAAGCTGAAGGAAATGCAGGAGGAGATAATCTTCCTGATGGAGAAGCTTTATTCATAGCCAATTGCGCTACCTGTCACCAAGCAACTGGGGAAGGAGTTCCAGGAGCATTTCCACCATTGAAAGGCGACAAAGTAGTGTTAGGAGATAATCTGGAACTCTATGTTACGATTATTATGAAAGGATATAATGGTCTGGCTCCTCAATTTGGAGAAATGCCAGCGGTAGGAACCAATGCTAATTTCAAACCTGAAGATGTGACTGCTCTCATTAACCATGAAAGGACAAGCTGGGGAAATAATGGGAAGAAAGTAACAGTTGAGGAAATAAAAATAATCATGGATAAAATAAAATAA
- a CDS encoding class I SAM-dependent methyltransferase: MKTDPIEKMSAHWLLAKIGKKVLRPGGLALTLEMLAMLNITPDDRVVEFAPGLGFTAKLTLEKNPASYIGIDAEQESVNLLKKNFKHTSAQFQLGNAAQSSLADQSADKVYGEAMLSMHADHRKSEIIQKASRILRPKGFYAIHELALAPDSLDENVKLQIQKELALTLKVNTRPLTIPEWTHLLEKEGFKVLKTETAPMHLLEIKRIISDEGFSGFLKIAGNVVMQPKIRCRIMQMRKTFKKFENNLCAVSILAQKV; encoded by the coding sequence ATGAAAACAGATCCTATTGAAAAAATGTCCGCCCACTGGCTGCTGGCCAAGATCGGTAAAAAAGTCCTTCGTCCGGGAGGTTTAGCGCTTACCCTAGAGATGCTGGCTATGCTGAATATTACCCCCGATGATCGTGTAGTCGAATTTGCTCCGGGTCTTGGTTTTACCGCAAAACTCACTCTGGAAAAAAATCCGGCATCTTATATAGGCATTGATGCCGAACAGGAGTCTGTAAACCTGTTGAAAAAGAATTTCAAACATACTTCTGCACAATTTCAACTGGGAAATGCGGCACAGAGTTCACTAGCTGATCAATCCGCCGATAAAGTATATGGTGAAGCTATGCTGAGCATGCATGCCGATCACAGAAAATCTGAGATTATTCAGAAAGCTTCAAGAATCCTGAGACCTAAGGGCTTTTATGCCATCCATGAGCTGGCCCTCGCTCCTGACAGTCTGGATGAAAATGTAAAATTACAGATTCAGAAGGAGCTCGCTTTAACCCTGAAGGTAAATACCCGCCCACTCACCATTCCTGAATGGACTCATTTACTGGAAAAAGAGGGATTTAAGGTTTTAAAAACAGAAACAGCACCGATGCACCTGTTGGAAATTAAAAGAATAATCAGCGATGAAGGCTTTTCCGGATTCCTGAAAATCGCGGGAAATGTAGTCATGCAGCCTAAAATCCGTTGCAGGATAATGCAAATGAGAAAAACATTCAAAAAATTTGAGAACAACCTTTGTGCGGTGTCCATTCTTGCACAAAAAGTATAA
- a CDS encoding chloride channel protein, with product MKRKSIQRHHYFRLILISIIISICASFLGYSLKLITEYFQKLIFHFAEEENTLIFIFLPTIGITAIYFLRKYFFLNRKNKGITEIYKTLDQRKNHLPLFKIPSHYFNGFLTVIFGGSTGIEVSTVVATATLGNTIYEKHFSANIYKLELISAGVVAGVSILFGSPIAGWLFAMEVIARKFNKTLFISCTASAIISAIFLCFIKSEPLLSFEITGWKWTALPFFVILSLLGGVLSVYFTVLVIKIKDFFSGISNNFLRVNLGALIVGGLIFCFPFLYGDSYHSLSEILNHPKSYSFLFLLFLILLKPLASALTLGAGGDGGVFAPSIVAGAFLGLTFALFCNTFFGTSLIYVNFVLVGAAATLSASIYAPLTALFLVCNLAPNGYVLFFPVLLGCWASQNLARRIIPYNVYSYDIKS from the coding sequence ATGAAAAGAAAAAGCATACAAAGACACCATTATTTCAGATTAATTTTAATTTCTATCATAATAAGTATCTGCGCTTCTTTTCTAGGATACTCATTAAAGTTAATTACTGAATATTTTCAAAAGCTCATATTTCATTTTGCAGAAGAAGAAAATACCTTAATTTTTATTTTTCTGCCAACGATTGGGATTACAGCAATCTACTTTTTAAGAAAATACTTTTTTTTGAATAGAAAAAATAAAGGAATCACCGAAATTTACAAAACTCTTGATCAAAGAAAAAATCATCTACCTCTTTTCAAGATTCCATCACATTATTTTAATGGATTTCTTACTGTAATCTTCGGCGGTTCCACAGGAATTGAAGTATCTACGGTCGTTGCAACAGCAACTCTAGGAAATACGATATACGAAAAACATTTTTCTGCAAATATTTATAAATTGGAACTTATTAGTGCTGGGGTTGTTGCTGGGGTAAGTATTTTATTTGGAAGTCCAATTGCTGGGTGGCTTTTTGCTATGGAAGTAATTGCAAGAAAGTTTAATAAAACACTTTTTATAAGCTGTACTGCATCTGCTATCATTTCCGCTATTTTTCTTTGTTTTATAAAAAGTGAACCATTACTCTCTTTTGAAATTACTGGATGGAAATGGACTGCGCTTCCGTTTTTTGTAATCTTAAGTTTATTAGGAGGTGTTTTATCTGTTTATTTTACAGTTTTAGTTATTAAGATTAAAGATTTTTTTTCAGGAATTTCCAATAATTTTTTGAGGGTAAATTTAGGAGCTTTAATTGTAGGTGGGCTAATATTTTGTTTTCCGTTTTTGTATGGCGATAGTTATCATTCATTATCGGAAATTCTCAACCATCCCAAGAGTTACTCCTTTCTTTTTCTTCTTTTTCTAATTTTATTAAAACCATTAGCTTCTGCTCTAACTCTTGGCGCTGGAGGAGATGGTGGTGTTTTTGCGCCTAGTATTGTTGCAGGTGCATTCTTGGGACTTACCTTTGCTCTTTTTTGCAATACTTTTTTTGGAACATCTTTAATTTATGTAAATTTTGTGTTGGTTGGGGCTGCCGCTACTTTATCAGCATCTATTTATGCTCCTTTAACTGCACTTTTCCTGGTGTGTAATCTAGCACCTAACGGATATGTGTTATTCTTTCCAGTATTATTAGGATGTTGGGCTTCGCAAAACTTAGCTAGGAGAATTATACCCTATAATGTATATTCATATGATATTAAAAGCTAA
- a CDS encoding nitric-oxide reductase large subunit, translating into MTPKKLWIGLAIVMIASFAVLIFYGTEIYRKVPPIPDQIVSADGTVIATGQDIKDGQNVWQSIGGQTVGSIWGHGAYIAPDWTADYLHREAVLLLDELAKKEGKTYKELPDDEQAKYQVLLKKELRTNTFNKNKNEIVFSPERAKVQKQLSQYYSRLFMNDPSMSELRDQYAIPKNTIKDRGRMARMNAFFAWSTWVCITERPGDDVTYTNNWPHDEAVGNVPPPSLHLWSGFSVLLLLACVGLLVFYHARNKEEEINEALPLEDPLRNMKPTPSMKATLKYIWVVALLILVQMLAGVITAHYGVEGSGFYGIPLDQFLPQSVSRSWHVQLAIFWIATSWLATGLYIAPAVSGYEPKYQKLGVNVLFGALLIVVLGSLTGQWLGVMQKLGLVDNFLWGHQGYEYVELGRIWQILLLIGLILWLILMVRALLPALRRKDGDRHLLLLFTLSSVAIAMFYGAGLMYGRQTHMAIAEYWRWWVVHLWVEGFFEVFATVVAAFLFTRLGLLRLKSATNAVLFSTIIFLGGGILGTFHHLYFSATPTAVLALGATFSALEIVPLVLIGYEAYQNYQLSKSTKWIQAYKWPIYCFIAMCFWNFLGAGIFGFAINPPIALYYIQGLNTTAVHGHAALFGVYGILGIGLMMFVLRGLYPDRQWNDKLIGWAFWLTNIGLLVMVTISLLPIGIMQSVASIKEGYWYARSAEFMQTDIMHFLRWMRVPGDILLAAGEFLLVVFIIGLKFGWSLKEKR; encoded by the coding sequence ATGACACCTAAAAAACTTTGGATAGGACTTGCTATTGTGATGATTGCCTCATTTGCAGTTCTTATATTTTACGGAACCGAAATCTATAGAAAAGTTCCTCCGATTCCGGATCAAATAGTAAGTGCGGACGGTACAGTGATTGCCACGGGGCAGGACATTAAAGATGGTCAGAATGTATGGCAGTCTATTGGAGGACAGACCGTGGGAAGCATCTGGGGACATGGCGCTTATATTGCCCCTGACTGGACTGCCGATTATCTTCATCGGGAAGCGGTTCTTCTGCTTGACGAACTGGCCAAAAAGGAAGGTAAGACATACAAAGAACTTCCTGATGATGAACAGGCAAAGTATCAGGTACTGCTGAAAAAGGAGCTCCGTACCAATACTTTCAATAAAAATAAAAATGAGATCGTCTTTTCTCCTGAAAGAGCAAAAGTACAAAAGCAACTTTCTCAATACTACTCCAGATTATTCATGAATGATCCTTCCATGTCGGAACTGCGTGATCAGTATGCCATTCCCAAAAATACCATCAAAGATCGCGGAAGGATGGCCAGAATGAATGCCTTTTTTGCATGGAGTACCTGGGTTTGCATCACAGAAAGACCCGGAGATGATGTCACCTATACCAACAACTGGCCTCATGATGAGGCTGTAGGAAATGTTCCACCTCCATCGCTTCACCTGTGGTCAGGATTCAGTGTATTGTTACTGTTGGCTTGTGTTGGACTTCTGGTATTTTATCACGCAAGGAATAAAGAGGAAGAAATCAACGAAGCGCTTCCTCTTGAAGATCCTCTGCGGAATATGAAGCCTACTCCATCTATGAAAGCTACTTTAAAATATATCTGGGTGGTTGCCTTACTAATCCTAGTTCAGATGCTTGCCGGAGTCATTACAGCCCATTATGGAGTCGAAGGAAGTGGTTTCTACGGCATTCCTTTAGATCAGTTTCTTCCTCAATCTGTTTCCAGAAGCTGGCATGTCCAACTGGCAATATTCTGGATTGCTACCTCATGGCTGGCTACGGGATTGTATATAGCACCAGCGGTTTCAGGATATGAGCCCAAATATCAGAAATTGGGTGTCAATGTATTGTTTGGAGCGTTACTGATCGTTGTGTTAGGATCTTTAACCGGGCAATGGCTGGGAGTGATGCAAAAATTAGGGTTGGTAGATAACTTTTTATGGGGACATCAGGGATATGAGTATGTAGAACTGGGGAGAATCTGGCAGATTTTATTGCTGATCGGGCTGATTCTCTGGCTGATTTTGATGGTAAGAGCATTACTTCCTGCTTTAAGACGTAAAGACGGAGACCGCCACTTACTCCTTTTGTTTACTCTTTCTTCTGTAGCAATTGCCATGTTCTATGGCGCCGGTCTGATGTATGGAAGGCAAACTCATATGGCTATTGCCGAATATTGGAGATGGTGGGTTGTACACCTTTGGGTAGAAGGTTTCTTTGAAGTTTTTGCTACCGTAGTGGCGGCATTCTTATTTACAAGATTGGGATTATTACGCCTGAAATCCGCTACCAATGCCGTATTATTTTCTACTATTATTTTCCTTGGCGGAGGTATTTTAGGTACTTTCCATCACCTGTATTTCAGCGCTACGCCTACTGCTGTGCTTGCTTTGGGGGCTACCTTCAGTGCATTGGAAATTGTACCTCTTGTCCTGATTGGTTATGAAGCCTATCAGAATTATCAGCTCAGCAAATCTACAAAATGGATTCAGGCTTACAAATGGCCAATATATTGTTTTATCGCCATGTGCTTCTGGAATTTCCTAGGAGCAGGAATCTTCGGATTTGCCATCAATCCTCCGATTGCCCTGTATTATATCCAAGGATTAAACACAACGGCCGTTCATGGCCATGCTGCCCTGTTCGGCGTATATGGAATTTTAGGAATCGGATTAATGATGTTTGTCCTCAGAGGTCTGTACCCGGACCGCCAATGGAATGACAAATTAATTGGTTGGGCTTTCTGGCTGACCAATATCGGATTATTGGTTATGGTGACGATAAGCCTTCTTCCTATAGGTATTATGCAATCGGTAGCCTCTATTAAAGAAGGATACTGGTATGCCCGTTCCGCAGAATTTATGCAGACGGATATCATGCATTTCTTAAGATGGATGCGGGTTCCCGGGGATATTTTACTAGCTGCCGGAGAATTTTTGCTGGTTGTTTTTATCATCGGGTTAAAATTCGGCTGGTCACTGAAAGAAAAACGATAA
- a CDS encoding cbb3-type cytochrome c oxidase subunit I, with protein MNELLNEPGLQITIVLFLIPIIFALILILIRVNRMISDTLKKKELKRIYEHLSHLQPGEISALEERKKELEFQLSGNELSANKQVKDPRGLIDQANEIHEIRFLQTKREEGRNIKIPDEEKKLILWFLGTSVFWLFMGTTVGEYLGIKFVAPDADHISWLSFGRLRPVHTNMVFWGWASMAMVGFSYYVIPRVGNTKIFNLKIGYVTLILMNSAVFLGSVCLMAGINNSGGEYREYIWPVMLLFATGIIISIYNHINTIAFRKTEEIYVSNWYVVSAMMFVVVILVVAYLPFWQDGLGETITQGYFMHQGVGMWFMFFNLGLMYYFLPQELNSPVYSYSLSILAFWTQILFYTLIGTHHFIFSAIPWWMQTIAIVASVGMVIPVAAGSINFMMTIRGSWHRLKLSYVLPFYVVSIIFYFTGSLQGTAEAFRTTNLLWHFTDFTVAHSHLTMYGIITFMLWSFTYTLVPRLTSYEPPSITVGLHFWLALVGVLVYTVSLMIGSTEKGVMWIEKKPFIEGVVHMIPFWLWRAIGGTMMWLSHIIFAYNFYRMIKPKKEIKLPQTPGDILEIIHNKQVKA; from the coding sequence ATGAACGAACTTCTTAATGAGCCTGGTTTACAAATTACAATTGTTCTTTTTTTGATTCCCATCATTTTTGCACTTATTCTTATTTTAATAAGAGTAAATCGGATGATTTCTGATACATTGAAAAAAAAAGAACTTAAAAGGATATATGAGCATCTGAGTCATCTGCAGCCAGGCGAAATTTCTGCGTTGGAGGAACGAAAAAAAGAACTTGAATTCCAACTTTCAGGAAACGAACTTTCCGCAAATAAGCAAGTAAAAGACCCGCGTGGGTTAATAGACCAAGCAAATGAAATTCATGAAATCCGTTTTCTGCAAACCAAAAGAGAGGAGGGAAGGAATATTAAAATTCCGGATGAGGAAAAAAAATTAATCCTTTGGTTTCTTGGCACTAGTGTATTCTGGCTTTTTATGGGAACCACGGTTGGTGAATATCTTGGAATAAAATTTGTCGCTCCGGATGCTGACCATATCAGCTGGTTGAGTTTCGGAAGGCTTAGACCCGTACATACCAATATGGTTTTTTGGGGATGGGCATCTATGGCAATGGTAGGTTTCTCATATTATGTCATTCCAAGGGTGGGAAATACAAAAATTTTCAATCTTAAGATAGGATATGTGACTTTAATATTAATGAATTCTGCTGTATTTCTTGGTAGCGTTTGCTTAATGGCGGGAATCAATAATAGTGGCGGAGAGTACAGGGAATATATCTGGCCAGTTATGTTACTTTTTGCTACAGGAATTATAATTAGTATTTATAATCATATCAATACGATCGCGTTCCGAAAAACAGAAGAAATCTATGTTTCCAATTGGTATGTAGTCTCGGCTATGATGTTTGTTGTAGTCATATTGGTGGTTGCTTATCTTCCATTTTGGCAAGACGGTTTGGGAGAAACCATAACGCAGGGTTATTTTATGCATCAGGGAGTGGGGATGTGGTTTATGTTTTTCAATTTGGGATTAATGTATTATTTTCTTCCACAAGAGTTGAACAGTCCGGTGTATTCTTATAGTTTGAGTATACTTGCGTTTTGGACACAGATTTTATTTTATACTCTTATTGGAACTCATCACTTTATTTTTAGTGCCATTCCTTGGTGGATGCAAACCATTGCTATTGTTGCGAGCGTGGGAATGGTGATTCCCGTAGCTGCAGGGAGCATTAATTTTATGATGACTATTCGAGGATCTTGGCATCGCCTTAAATTGAGCTATGTGTTACCTTTTTATGTAGTTTCTATTATTTTTTATTTTACAGGCTCACTACAAGGTACAGCAGAGGCGTTTAGAACAACCAACTTATTATGGCATTTTACTGATTTTACAGTAGCCCATTCGCATTTAACGATGTATGGGATTATTACGTTCATGCTATGGTCTTTCACTTATACCTTAGTACCGAGACTTACTTCTTATGAACCACCAAGTATTACTGTAGGATTACATTTTTGGTTAGCTTTGGTTGGTGTTTTAGTATATACCGTTTCATTAATGATAGGTTCTACAGAAAAAGGAGTGATGTGGATTGAGAAGAAACCATTTATTGAAGGGGTTGTACATATGATACCCTTTTGGTTGTGGAGAGCAATCGGAGGAACAATGATGTGGTTGTCACATATCATCTTCGCATATAATTTTTACAGAATGATAAAGCCCAAAAAAGAAATAAAACTACCTCAGACACCAGGCGATATTTTAGAAATCATTCACAATAAACAAGTAAAAGCATAA
- a CDS encoding hemerythrin domain-containing protein, which produces MKRNQNIILLSRDHHFGLLCSWKIRQGLKKEIETDRIKKYILHFWHNYLEEHFREEEQILCAYLEDEYTERIRSEHAQIKVLASQIEHSEDTRLLSDFAELLEQHIRFEERNWFPHLEEKLNNAVLNWIGKELDHIHPEKKEVYADEFWK; this is translated from the coding sequence ATGAAACGTAACCAAAATATAATTCTTCTTTCACGGGATCATCATTTCGGATTGCTTTGCAGCTGGAAAATCAGACAAGGACTGAAGAAGGAAATTGAAACGGACAGAATTAAAAAGTATATTCTTCACTTCTGGCACAATTATCTGGAAGAACATTTCAGAGAAGAAGAACAGATCCTTTGTGCTTATCTTGAGGATGAATATACTGAACGCATCCGGTCAGAACATGCTCAGATAAAGGTACTGGCTTCTCAAATCGAACACTCGGAAGATACCCGTCTGCTTTCTGATTTTGCGGAACTTCTTGAACAACATATCCGTTTTGAAGAACGGAACTGGTTTCCCCATTTGGAGGAAAAACTTAACAATGCTGTTCTGAACTGGATCGGAAAAGAACTGGATCATATTCACCCTGAGAAAAAAGAGGTGTATGCTGATGAGTTCTGGAAATAA
- a CDS encoding PD-(D/E)XK nuclease domain-containing protein, with product MTKIERVEQYLHKFFTYNIFEFTDFYRAVNEQREFGIYRLPKGDEILNFLNNIHSNIEENLNFEQLIPHRFATPQNLLFYLQRFIDDINGDRHLVDSLYDGEDTDWIISSFVMYIEKILSAFEYAIEIYDLEDENVLLYQKLRYQLIKHNIDDFITDLKSIFANVSYEIVKQTEGYYHANVFLILKLLGFDIVPEESTNIGRIDAVIRFSRKIYIMEFKFSEDSDDSQEALDQILVKDYAEKFRIDNPDIYGIGISFNSKIRNIRTYKESKL from the coding sequence ATGACAAAAATTGAAAGGGTAGAGCAGTATCTACATAAATTTTTCACGTATAATATTTTTGAGTTCACTGATTTTTACAGGGCAGTAAACGAACAGAGAGAATTTGGGATTTATAGGCTTCCAAAGGGAGATGAAATTCTTAATTTTCTGAATAATATTCATTCCAATATTGAGGAAAATCTCAACTTCGAACAATTAATACCTCATAGATTTGCTACACCGCAAAACTTACTTTTTTATTTACAAAGATTTATTGATGACATTAATGGAGACAGGCATCTTGTAGATAGCCTTTATGACGGTGAAGATACCGATTGGATTATTTCCAGCTTTGTGATGTATATAGAAAAGATCTTATCAGCTTTTGAATATGCCATTGAAATTTATGATCTAGAGGATGAAAATGTTTTACTATATCAAAAGTTGAGATATCAATTAATAAAACACAATATAGACGATTTCATTACTGATCTAAAATCCATTTTTGCAAACGTTTCTTACGAGATTGTTAAACAGACAGAAGGCTATTATCATGCAAATGTCTTTTTGATTTTGAAACTACTTGGATTTGATATTGTTCCGGAGGAATCAACAAATATTGGAAGGATAGATGCAGTTATACGATTTAGTCGTAAAATATATATAATGGAATTCAAATTTTCAGAGGATTCTGATGATTCTCAAGAAGCTTTAGACCAAATTTTAGTTAAAGATTATGCAGAAAAGTTTAGAATTGATAATCCTGACATTTATGGAATTGGAATCAGCTTTAACAGTAAAATAAGGAACATCAGAACCTATAAAGAGAGCAAACTT
- a CDS encoding DUF488 domain-containing protein, with product MKIKLKRIYETYSPTDGYRVLVDRLWPRGISRENAHIEEWNKELAPSTELRKWFHHDPKLWKSFSEKYEIELKEKDPGKEFLNRNKKQDIITLVYGAKDEQHCHPLILKKYLENLILNDKI from the coding sequence ATGAAAATAAAACTTAAAAGAATCTATGAAACTTATTCCCCTACAGATGGATACCGTGTATTAGTTGATAGGTTATGGCCTCGAGGAATCTCTAGAGAAAATGCCCATATAGAGGAATGGAATAAAGAGCTTGCTCCTTCCACGGAACTCCGAAAGTGGTTTCATCACGATCCAAAACTTTGGAAGAGCTTTTCAGAAAAATACGAAATCGAGCTCAAAGAAAAAGATCCCGGAAAAGAATTTCTAAATCGAAATAAAAAACAAGATATCATCACTTTGGTCTATGGTGCTAAAGATGAGCAGCATTGCCATCCTTTGATTTTAAAAAAATATTTAGAAAATTTGATTTTAAATGATAAAATATGA
- the ric gene encoding iron-sulfur cluster repair di-iron protein — MNTRTDLIGNMVAEDFRTAAIFKRHGIDFCCKGGRTIEEACSNKKLDPEKIYAELEAIPKNEGSSIDFNSWPLDLLADYIEKTHHRYVEEKTPVLQAFLDKLCKVHGGRHPELFEINTLFNESAHDLAAHMKKEELILFPFVRNMIKAKISGSHLSQPAFGTVENPVNMMQHEHTVEGERFRKIAEITDEYLPPADACNTYKVAFAMLQDFENDLHKHIHLENNILFPKAIQLEKEFTVES; from the coding sequence ATGAATACAAGAACAGATTTAATAGGAAATATGGTAGCAGAAGACTTCAGAACCGCTGCTATCTTTAAAAGACACGGAATCGATTTCTGCTGCAAAGGCGGAAGAACGATAGAAGAGGCCTGCAGCAACAAGAAACTCGATCCTGAAAAAATTTATGCAGAACTGGAGGCAATCCCAAAAAACGAAGGCTCTTCCATCGATTTCAACAGCTGGCCACTGGACCTTCTGGCAGATTATATTGAGAAAACGCACCATCGTTATGTAGAAGAGAAAACTCCTGTCTTGCAGGCCTTCCTGGATAAACTATGTAAAGTTCACGGGGGCAGGCATCCTGAATTATTCGAGATCAACACCTTATTTAATGAATCAGCCCACGACCTGGCCGCTCATATGAAAAAAGAAGAGCTTATTCTGTTTCCTTTTGTAAGAAATATGATTAAAGCTAAAATATCAGGCAGCCATCTGTCACAACCAGCGTTCGGCACCGTGGAAAACCCGGTGAATATGATGCAGCATGAGCATACTGTGGAAGGAGAACGCTTCAGAAAAATAGCGGAGATCACAGATGAATATCTTCCCCCTGCCGATGCCTGCAACACATACAAAGTAGCCTTTGCCATGCTCCAGGATTTTGAAAATGATCTGCACAAGCATATTCATCTGGAAAACAATATTCTTTTCCCAAAGGCCATTCAGCTGGAAAAAGAATTTACTGTTGAATCTTAA